GATGCAAAGTGAGGCTGCCTTGACTAGCAAGGGCTGCCGGTTGGGAAATGTGTAGTGTAGGTAGTATTAGTGAATTGTAGGTGTTGTGTATAGGTATACTGTAGTAGTATTTGTATGTAGGTATTTGTATAATAGATTCTTGTAATACTTGTTGTAATTGGAGTGTATATGGACTTGTATATTTTTCATTAGAAAAGTTTCTAAAGTAAACATCTTATAGTATATATGTGATTTCAAAACAATTTCTTTTTAAATTTCAATTCCTCACTTGAAAACCGAAACTTGCCGCTTAAGTAACGTGCGTCTAGCGTAGAAAATCGAAAGTCAAATGAACGTGGAACTCTATTTGAAACGTGCGCAAAACAATCGAGGATTATTTATTAAAAAGTCATTACATGTCGACATCATTAGCGCGATTATCAAAGGCGGAATTTTTGGGTCGTTACATCTAAATTGAAGAAATTATTTATTTTTGTAGAAATCTGTAAGCTATATGTTTAGTGAGGTTTTCAATAATCATTTGACAAATCTTAAAACATTTTCAATTTTTTTATAATATTTTCAATATTCAAAGAACATTTTAAATCAATCAGACAATCATTTTAATTTGATATATGCCATATCAAATTTTTAACACAATATGAACCCGTCAGTGAAAATCAATAACGGATCAATCACGTGGTTACGAGCCAATCGTAATCGTGTAGTCAAAAGTGACatgttaatattttattaataaatcgAATCGAGTGATATAGACGCGCGCGGTAATTTTCATTGAATCGAGTAAATTGTTTTTGCGTGGCAAATTGAATTTTGATTTTTTCGAAATGCCGAATAGATTGTTGTACGCGTATAAATCGACGCGTAATGTTTTGACCTAGATACTACGTTATCACGATTAATGATCGAATTGCGGAACCAACGATTGAATTATTGCGCGGACCCGACGGCcaactaaaataataatttttttttaaaatggtgGGACCCACAATGAGTGTCCCCCACCCATTGAATTCTCTATATCTCTTCTTCCTCTCCCGAGAGTCACTCACTCATCCCCTCAAATTTCCTCTCTGCAATTCTCAACAAAACTTCCTCCGTTTCCAAATTTCTAAAAAATTTCTCAAGCAATTTATTCCAAGCAAGCAAGCATCCAAATTCATATtcaaattcaaggtaatatttacaGTCCATTTACAAATTTTTCAGTTCAAAATTTGTTCGTAGCAAGTCTACGAAAAATCCTAACTGTCTAAAAATCCTAAATCGTCTAATTATACTGTCAAAATTCGAACCTCACCGGAATTGTATGAAATCGGACTATGTTGTAGAGGAGACGACGTGGAGCTCGGAACTACAATCCGTTTTCTGATCCGGTGACGTTTAGTCGGTGAGTCAAGACCGAGTAGAAACTGAGTTGAGACCGAGTCAAGCAATTTCCATCGAATTAGACTCCAATTCGACTTCCCCAAGCTACCTTTGACGTCTACAAACACAGAAAAATCGGATTCAGAGAGATTCGGAAATCTCCGAAACTTTCGAGGTAAAATTCACCTCGATTTCTTTCGATTTAAGCTTAATTTTCACATAGAAATGATAGAAACTGTTAAGTGATAATTAGCTATTTACTTATTCAACTAGATCTTCCAAATGAACCAACATATGAAATTTCACATGATGTAGTGTCTCTTTTGCAGTGATAAATGGCAAGGGACGATAAGACATGTGTATCATCGTCTCGATGTGCTTACCATGTTTTCTTGAGTTTTCGAGGAGCAGATACACGTAAGAACTTCACCGACCATCTTTACCATGCTTTGGAACGTGAAGGAGTTCATACTTACAGAGATGATGAAGAAATTGTTAGAGGGGAAGCTATTAAGGTTGAActagaaaaagcaattaaacaatcCAAAGTCTCCGTCATAGTTATATCGGAAAATTATGCATCGTCAAGTTGGTGTCTTGACGAGCTTGCCATGATAATGGAAAAGAGGAGAACCGCAAAGCACATTGTCTTACCAGTTTTCTACCAAGTCGATCCCTCTCATGTTAGGTGGCAGATGGGGAGTTTTGCCAAAGCATTTGCTAAGCTTGAATTGGAGAATGACAAGTATAAGATTGAAAAGTGGAGGGCTGCTCTTATGGAAGTTGCAAATCTTGCAGGGATGGATTCGACTAACAGGTAATATCTTAAGCTACAAATTCATTAAATAAACTCTATATATGATTGTGAGAGAATAATACATTTTAAGTTTGATTAGCTAAAACTTAACTATCACGTTCTACTTTGCATTTTAAGTTTAACTTTGATTTGTAGGAATGAGGCAGACTTTATTAAGGATATAGTGAGACATGTACAAAAGAAGTTAGAAAGACCGATACTGAATGTTCCAACCCTCATTGTCGGAAGAGATTCTATTACACAACGCATTAACAATTGGTTAAATGATGGGTCAAAAAAAGCTGGAATTGCAATAATATATGGGATTGGTGGAATCGGGAAGACGACTATTGCCAAGACTGCTTACAACCAGAACGTGGAGAGATTTGATGGTTGTAGCTTTCTTGCAGATATTAGAGATGCAGCAAAGGAGACAAGTAGTTTGATTCGTATTCAAAAACAACTCCTTTCGGATATCTTAAAGAGACCAGTTAAAGTACATAGTGTAGACGGAGGAATACAGAAGATAAGAGATGTCGTAAACTGTAGAAAAGTCCTTATCATTCTTGATGATGTTGATGAACAAAAGCAGTTAGAAAAAATATTTGGTAGCGAGCAACAACTTTGTCTTGGCAGCAAGATTATCATCACAACTAGATACAAAAATCTAATGACTCCGAGGTCTCATGAAGTCTCCAAATTTGCAGTCCAAGAATTAGACGCTGAAGATTCAATTAAACTGTTTAGTTGGCATGCCTTAGGGAAAGACCATCCTACTGAGGATTTATTAGAGTGCTCAAAACAAATCGTCGACCATTGTGGAGGACTTCCATTAGCTCTTGAAGTTTTGGGGGCTTCCTTTTCTCAAAAAACAAGCATAGGTGTATGGGAGAATATGTTACAAAAATTAAAAGCAATTCCTGATAGGAAAATTCAGGATGTTCTCCGCTTAAGCTATGATTCTCTATCAGATGATGATGTCCAAAGTATATTCCTGGACATTGCGTGTTTTTTTGTTGACGAAAAGTACAATGACAACATGGTTGAAGTTCTCGATAATTGTGGTCACTACTCAAAAATAGCAATTGAAAATTTAGTTGATAGGTGTTTGTTGAATATTCATGAAGGCCGGTTCTCTATGCATAACCTAATTAGAGATATGGGGAGAGAAATTGTTCGTCAGGAATCACTTCATGACCTTGGAAAACGTAGCAGGATATGGAATCACAAGGAAGCATATGCTTTACTGAAAGAAAAAACAGTAAGAACTATAACTCAATCCATATGTGATGAACTTCTTCACAAGAAAATATCTAAATGTATATCCTTGTTGTTTTGCAGGGCACTAAAAGAGTGAAAGGTATCACTCTTGACTTTTCTTGGTTGAAGGCAGATCAA
This genomic interval from Rutidosis leptorrhynchoides isolate AG116_Rl617_1_P2 unplaced genomic scaffold, CSIRO_AGI_Rlap_v1 contig61, whole genome shotgun sequence contains the following:
- the LOC139884849 gene encoding disease resistance protein RUN1-like — translated: MARDDKTCVSSSRCAYHVFLSFRGADTRKNFTDHLYHALEREGVHTYRDDEEIVRGEAIKVELEKAIKQSKVSVIVISENYASSSWCLDELAMIMEKRRTAKHIVLPVFYQVDPSHVRWQMGSFAKAFAKLELENDKYKIEKWRAALMEVANLAGMDSTNRNEADFIKDIVRHVQKKLERPILNVPTLIVGRDSITQRINNWLNDGSKKAGIAIIYGIGGIGKTTIAKTAYNQNVERFDGCSFLADIRDAAKETSSLIRIQKQLLSDILKRPVKVHSVDGGIQKIRDVVNCRKVLIILDDVDEQKQLEKIFGSEQQLCLGSKIIITTRYKNLMTPRSHEVSKFAVQELDAEDSIKLFSWHALGKDHPTEDLLECSKQIVDHCGGLPLALEVLGASFSQKTSIGVWENMLQKLKAIPDRKIQDVLRLSYDSLSDDDVQSIFLDIACFFVDEKYNDNMVEVLDNCGHYSKIAIENLVDRCLLNIHEGRFSMHNLIRDMGREIVRQESLHDLGKRSRIWNHKEAYALLKEKTGTKRVKGITLDFSWLKADQSEEVNIVVDADTFGGLQNVKLLKLNHGNLIGNHKNFPKNLIWLCWHGFPMKCIPADFCLEKVVSLDVSYSKVERLWEGDMRLPGLKFLYASHCHQLVTIPNFS